A window of Elusimicrobiota bacterium contains these coding sequences:
- a CDS encoding PilZ domain-containing protein, with translation MKKEMSKEKRKHPRFPLGINLEIRAGGHPVGKCRGSIVDLSVGGMAFRTDAVLEEGMSLYLKLNIPLEIHGEVRHFKGSAVGGMHRYGVRFHKIGYQLPDTNKPQTFIAAQFQRKP, from the coding sequence ATGAAGAAAGAGATGAGCAAAGAGAAGCGCAAGCACCCGAGGTTCCCCCTGGGGATCAACCTGGAGATCCGCGCCGGCGGCCATCCCGTGGGCAAGTGCCGGGGCTCGATCGTGGACCTTTCGGTCGGGGGCATGGCCTTCCGGACCGACGCGGTCCTGGAGGAGGGCATGAGCCTGTACCTCAAGCTCAACATCCCCCTGGAGATCCACGGCGAGGTGCGCCACTTCAAGGGCTCGGCGGTCGGCGGCATGCACCGCTACGGCGTGCGCTTCCACAAGATCGGCTACCAGCTGCCCGACACCAACAAGCCGCAGACCTTCATCGCGGCGCAGTTCCAGAGGAAGCCGTGA
- a CDS encoding F0F1 ATP synthase subunit epsilon, translated as MAGPLTLELITPERPAFSGEGDFVVLPAWEGEMGVLPGHAPFLVQLKPGEVRFKAGGETKIFAVSGGFAEIRGDKVSLFAETAEMAESIDAERARQALERAKAELLNKDLDSLTLAQAEAAMRRAQVRLKVAQLRSGRRQA; from the coding sequence ATGGCCGGCCCGCTGACGTTGGAGCTGATCACCCCTGAGCGGCCCGCCTTCAGCGGGGAGGGGGACTTCGTGGTCCTGCCCGCCTGGGAGGGCGAGATGGGGGTGCTGCCCGGGCACGCGCCGTTCCTGGTCCAGCTCAAGCCGGGCGAGGTGCGCTTCAAGGCGGGCGGCGAGACGAAGATCTTCGCGGTCTCGGGGGGCTTCGCCGAGATCCGCGGCGACAAGGTCTCGCTTTTCGCGGAGACGGCCGAGATGGCCGAGAGCATCGACGCGGAGCGGGCGCGCCAGGCTCTGGAGCGGGCCAAGGCGGAGCTGCTCAACAAGGATCTGGACTCGCTGACCTTGGCGCAGGCGGAGGCCGCGATGCGGCGCGCCCAGGTGCGCCTGAAGGTGGCGCAACTGCGCTCCGGCAGGAGGCAAGCGTGA
- a CDS encoding C40 family peptidase produces MVKRMREGAGAAALALLLAGAARPAAALRLPEIGSLSGSFDSAGAPAAAPVAAAVSDVAAGDAVFPTYYVGSDGADLFAKKPEKGREYDAERLTQLYKNEPVRQLAFTKDGWSLVEVDRLTEYNPQTMKWEGTKGWVRTQSLGGDAAGAAQWQASRVWYGPGPGGGPVAEAPAAPQAPAAPQAPGAAPAPAQPVTPSPEPPKGLLDAFIQSLFSFRGTPYKWGGTSPGRDGGVDCSGLIVASLTKIGFGRIPRTAADQQRATGAQPLRDPGALKPGDLIFVGSPAHHVLAYIGDGQVIESPHTGDVVRVSDLGARFGSLGQLSYGTILP; encoded by the coding sequence ATGGTCAAGAGGATGCGGGAAGGCGCAGGCGCCGCGGCTTTGGCGCTGCTGCTTGCCGGCGCGGCTCGCCCCGCCGCCGCCCTGAGGCTCCCGGAGATCGGCTCCCTTTCCGGTTCTTTCGACAGCGCGGGCGCCCCGGCCGCCGCTCCCGTCGCCGCGGCGGTCTCGGACGTGGCCGCGGGAGACGCGGTCTTCCCGACCTACTATGTCGGAAGCGACGGCGCGGACCTTTTCGCCAAGAAGCCGGAGAAAGGACGGGAGTACGACGCCGAGCGCCTGACCCAGCTCTACAAGAACGAGCCCGTCCGCCAGCTGGCTTTCACCAAGGACGGCTGGTCCCTCGTCGAGGTGGACCGGCTCACCGAGTACAACCCCCAGACCATGAAGTGGGAGGGCACCAAGGGCTGGGTGCGCACGCAGAGCCTGGGCGGCGACGCCGCGGGCGCGGCCCAGTGGCAGGCGTCCCGGGTCTGGTACGGCCCCGGCCCTGGCGGCGGCCCGGTCGCCGAGGCTCCCGCGGCCCCGCAGGCTCCGGCTGCCCCGCAGGCGCCGGGGGCGGCGCCCGCGCCCGCCCAGCCCGTGACCCCGTCTCCCGAGCCGCCCAAGGGCCTGCTCGACGCTTTCATCCAGTCCTTGTTCAGCTTCCGGGGCACGCCCTACAAGTGGGGCGGCACCAGCCCCGGGCGGGACGGCGGCGTGGATTGCTCGGGGCTGATCGTGGCCAGCCTCACCAAGATCGGCTTCGGCCGCATCCCGCGCACGGCCGCGGACCAGCAGCGCGCCACCGGCGCCCAGCCCCTCAGGGACCCCGGCGCGCTCAAGCCCGGCGACCTGATCTTCGTGGGCAGCCCGGCCCACCACGTGCTGGCCTACATCGGCGACGGCCAGGTCATCGAGTCCCCGCACACGGGCGACGTGGTCCGGGTCAGCGACCTGGGCGCGCGGTTCGGGTCGCTGGGTCAGCTCTCCTACGGCACCATCCTGCCCTGA
- a CDS encoding OsmC family protein, with amino-acid sequence MEMDIKLLGGKKVSAEFKGLSIATDQPKDLGGEGSAPSPFDLFLASLGTCAGFYIQSFCQKRGIATQGISLLQKMDMDSETHMVKLVSIELALPRDFPEKYRAGVIGAANLCLVKKHLQEPPRIELSSRTAA; translated from the coding sequence ATGGAGATGGACATCAAGCTGCTCGGCGGCAAGAAGGTCTCGGCCGAGTTCAAGGGCCTCAGCATAGCCACGGACCAGCCCAAGGACCTCGGCGGGGAGGGCAGCGCGCCCTCGCCTTTCGACCTCTTCTTGGCCTCTTTGGGCACCTGCGCGGGCTTTTACATCCAGAGCTTCTGCCAGAAGCGCGGCATCGCCACGCAGGGCATCTCGCTCCTGCAGAAGATGGACATGGACTCGGAGACCCACATGGTCAAGCTGGTGTCCATCGAGCTGGCCTTGCCCAGGGACTTCCCGGAGAAGTACCGCGCAGGCGTCATCGGCGCGGCCAACCTGTGCCTGGTCAAGAAGCACCTCCAGGAGCCTCCGCGCATTGAGCTCTCCTCCAGGACAGCCGCGTAA
- a CDS encoding PorV/PorQ family protein: protein MRKLRGLVLAALSLALARPCLAGAGAEPLDFLLLDANARAVGLGGAYTALATDANALLYNPAGLAKVGRHEATFMHNVYMQGIGQEYAAYASPQGWGADLNFLDFGGVQRTTLSSPGGAGLGETGLSDLALGAGYGRSLTESLAVGVGVKYIRETIDDVKAQGFALDAGGLYAVPALSGLTVGLAVQNLGPTVRFDRASENLPLNLRAGAAYGFKVSGHGNVVALDVTKERSQSALVAVGGETRLLEPLALRMGFNTRNDAGIGITAGFGYLFKAGSVDYAIVPMGDLGDAHRISLTLRWE, encoded by the coding sequence ATGAGGAAGCTGCGCGGGCTGGTCTTGGCCGCCTTGAGCCTGGCCCTGGCCCGGCCGTGCCTGGCCGGGGCGGGGGCTGAGCCGCTGGACTTCCTGCTCCTCGACGCAAATGCCCGGGCCGTGGGCCTGGGCGGGGCCTACACGGCCCTGGCCACGGATGCCAACGCCCTGCTGTATAATCCCGCCGGCCTGGCCAAGGTGGGCCGCCACGAAGCGACCTTCATGCACAACGTCTACATGCAGGGCATCGGCCAGGAGTACGCCGCCTACGCCAGCCCCCAGGGCTGGGGCGCGGACCTGAACTTCCTCGACTTCGGCGGCGTCCAGAGGACGACCTTGAGCAGTCCCGGCGGCGCCGGGCTGGGGGAGACGGGCTTGAGCGACCTGGCTTTGGGCGCGGGCTATGGCCGGTCCCTCACGGAGTCGCTGGCCGTGGGCGTGGGCGTCAAGTACATCCGCGAGACCATCGACGACGTCAAGGCGCAAGGCTTCGCTTTGGACGCCGGCGGTCTCTACGCGGTCCCAGCGCTGAGCGGGCTGACCGTGGGCTTGGCGGTGCAGAACCTGGGGCCCACGGTGCGTTTCGACAGGGCCAGCGAGAACCTGCCCTTGAACCTGCGCGCCGGCGCGGCCTATGGCTTCAAGGTGAGCGGCCATGGCAACGTCGTGGCCCTGGATGTGACCAAGGAGCGCAGCCAAAGCGCGCTGGTGGCCGTGGGCGGCGAGACGCGGCTGCTGGAGCCGCTGGCCTTGCGCATGGGGTTCAACACGCGCAACGACGCCGGCATCGGGATCACGGCCGGCTTCGGCTACCTGTTCAAGGCCGGGAGCGTGGACTACGCCATAGTCCCGATGGGAGACCTGGGCGACGCCCACCGCATATCCTTGACCCTGCGCTGGGAATAG
- a CDS encoding nitrous oxide-stimulated promoter family protein — protein sequence MSSPPGQPRKRLHQRLARERLTIAAMLGIYCRAKHGGMDLCAECADLLVYAANRLEHCRYGGGKPPCKDCPAHCYAPKRRAAIQEVMRYAGPRMPARHPYLALRHLLDGLKPAPRKRSR from the coding sequence TTGAGCTCTCCTCCAGGACAGCCGCGTAAGCGCCTGCACCAGCGCCTGGCCCGCGAACGGCTCACGATCGCGGCTATGCTGGGCATCTACTGCCGCGCCAAGCATGGCGGCATGGACCTCTGCGCCGAGTGCGCGGACCTGCTCGTCTACGCGGCGAACCGCCTGGAGCATTGCCGCTACGGCGGCGGCAAGCCCCCCTGCAAGGACTGCCCGGCCCACTGCTACGCGCCGAAGCGCCGCGCCGCCATCCAAGAGGTCATGCGCTACGCCGGGCCGCGCATGCCGGCTCGCCATCCCTACCTGGCCCTGCGCCACCTGCTCGACGGCTTGAAGCCGGCCCCCCGGAAACGCAGCCGCTGA
- a CDS encoding serine hydrolase, which yields MRFLPVAALALFATASRAGAVTGIPSEKTDALQALIDSKVSDAGAPGAILAVDTSSGTWVGAAGKADLSTGEALSPGMQIRLASVTKTFTAALIMRLVELGKLSLDDTVERWLPGQVTGGGQVSIRMLLNHTSGIYDHEHSVPLFWNILLADPTREWTAGEILSISNAHGFNFPPGTRHDYCNTGYYILGMIAEAAMPGQSVADLASALLFAPAGMTRTALTVDGTLSAPYAHGYSWLPTTRADTDTTGWSMSWDITAGAGVSTGDDMLAWVRALFGGGIVSQSSLDQMEAATAVSPDYGFGMTRYPAAYFGESALGHEGANPGTNTIWIHFPGSERTIFIGLNRNDTVTVATETPHFNTEDVLIPVLSGAKRILDPLSAPALSGGAVSSGSIRWSWSLPSGAAQSFVLHASTGGAVAALGGGATFYLETGLAPAASYSRYLAAKDSVSLFFSSTKAVATPEVGSCISGTSSSTLTGSDGKTQLDIPPALLGAATGWMLSESPLQRPLTGNTTALIVAAVAPAGLRQSTGSLTEFIIAVDGVRCNGTFALPVTVRVPYSDVNNTGFVDGTSPPVRADTLQLYTLNETSGLWEAVPGSTVDTVNKVVVGQLSHLSIFTAFGAGAVSGLSTLRVYPVPYRPNGGNADQGKPYSAADPNSGIIFDNLPQSVSIRIYTLTGSLVTSFSSEDSSGKLRWDARNDSGQEVATGGYLAVITSPGASKVVKKILVVR from the coding sequence ATGAGATTTCTTCCCGTCGCGGCGCTCGCGCTTTTCGCGACGGCATCCCGCGCCGGGGCGGTGACGGGGATCCCCTCCGAGAAGACCGACGCCCTCCAGGCGCTCATCGACTCGAAGGTGAGCGACGCCGGCGCCCCCGGCGCCATCCTCGCGGTCGACACGTCCAGCGGCACCTGGGTCGGCGCGGCGGGCAAGGCGGACCTCTCTACGGGCGAGGCGCTCAGCCCCGGCATGCAGATACGCCTAGCCTCGGTCACCAAGACCTTCACCGCGGCGCTCATCATGCGGCTCGTCGAGCTGGGCAAGCTCTCGCTCGACGACACGGTCGAGCGTTGGCTGCCGGGCCAGGTGACCGGCGGCGGCCAAGTCTCCATCCGGATGCTGCTCAACCACACGAGCGGGATCTATGATCACGAGCACTCGGTCCCGTTGTTCTGGAACATACTCCTGGCCGACCCGACGCGCGAGTGGACAGCCGGCGAAATCCTCTCGATATCGAACGCCCACGGCTTCAACTTCCCCCCCGGAACGCGGCACGACTACTGCAACACCGGCTACTACATCCTGGGGATGATCGCCGAGGCGGCGATGCCGGGGCAGAGCGTCGCGGACCTCGCATCGGCCCTCCTCTTCGCGCCCGCGGGCATGACGCGGACCGCCCTGACGGTGGACGGGACGCTCTCCGCGCCCTACGCCCACGGCTACTCGTGGCTCCCGACGACCAGGGCCGACACGGACACCACCGGCTGGAGCATGTCCTGGGACATCACGGCGGGCGCCGGCGTCTCGACCGGCGACGACATGCTCGCCTGGGTGAGGGCCCTTTTCGGCGGCGGGATCGTGAGCCAATCGTCCCTCGACCAGATGGAAGCCGCCACCGCGGTCTCGCCGGACTACGGCTTCGGGATGACGCGGTACCCTGCGGCGTATTTCGGCGAGTCAGCGCTCGGCCACGAAGGCGCCAACCCCGGGACGAACACGATATGGATCCATTTCCCGGGCTCGGAACGCACGATCTTCATCGGCCTCAACCGCAACGACACGGTGACCGTAGCCACTGAGACGCCGCATTTCAACACCGAGGATGTGCTCATCCCCGTCCTCTCGGGCGCAAAGAGGATATTGGACCCGTTGTCCGCCCCGGCCCTCTCCGGAGGCGCGGTCTCCAGCGGCAGCATACGCTGGTCGTGGTCTTTGCCCAGCGGCGCGGCGCAGAGCTTCGTCCTCCATGCGTCCACCGGAGGCGCCGTGGCCGCTCTCGGCGGCGGCGCGACTTTTTATCTCGAGACCGGGCTCGCTCCGGCGGCCAGCTACTCAAGATACCTGGCCGCAAAGGACAGCGTCAGCCTTTTCTTTTCAAGCACGAAGGCGGTGGCCACGCCCGAGGTGGGCTCCTGCATCAGCGGGACCTCCAGCAGCACTCTGACCGGGAGCGACGGCAAGACCCAGCTCGACATCCCGCCCGCCCTGCTGGGCGCGGCCACGGGCTGGATGCTCTCCGAGTCGCCGCTGCAGAGGCCGCTGACGGGCAACACCACCGCCTTGATCGTTGCGGCCGTGGCGCCCGCGGGCCTGCGGCAATCGACCGGGTCTTTGACCGAGTTCATCATCGCGGTGGACGGCGTGCGCTGCAACGGGACTTTTGCCCTGCCGGTCACCGTGAGGGTGCCCTACTCGGACGTCAACAACACGGGCTTCGTGGACGGGACCTCTCCGCCGGTGCGCGCCGACACCCTGCAGCTCTACACGCTCAACGAGACGAGCGGGCTTTGGGAGGCGGTGCCGGGCTCGACCGTGGACACGGTGAACAAGGTGGTGGTGGGGCAGCTCAGCCATCTGTCCATCTTCACGGCCTTCGGCGCGGGGGCGGTGAGCGGCTTATCCACGCTGCGGGTCTATCCCGTGCCCTACCGGCCCAACGGGGGCAATGCGGACCAGGGCAAGCCCTACTCGGCCGCGGACCCCAACTCCGGCATCATCTTCGACAATCTGCCCCAGAGCGTCAGCATCAGGATCTACACCTTGACCGGGAGTCTGGTGACGAGCTTCAGCTCCGAGGATTCGAGCGGCAAGCTGCGCTGGGACGCGCGCAACGACTCCGGCCAAGAGGTGGCCACGGGCGGCTATCTCGCGGTCATCACCAGCCCCGGCGCGTCCAAAGTCGTGAAGAAGATCTTGGTGGTCAGATGA
- the atpA gene encoding F0F1 ATP synthase subunit alpha, protein MAIRPEEITAVIKSRLEAWGQTARLQEEGAVLQVGDGIARVYGLERAMAGELLELPHGVVGMVLNLEAENVGCVLLGPDHLIHEGDPVKRTGRVMSVPVGEAMIGRVVSPLGAPLDGKGPIKTQKTRPIEVVAPGVVERSPVQSPMQTGLKAIDAMIPIGRGQRELIIGDRQTGKTAIAIDAIINQKNAPRRPICIYVAIGQKQSTVAQVVKTLEDHGAMEYSIVVCAGAADPAPLLYIAPYAGCAMGEEFLAQGKDVLVVYDDLSKHAQSYRQLSLLLRRPPGREAYPGDVFYLHSRLLERACALSEKNGGGSLTALPIIETQAGDVSAYIPTNVISITDGQIYLETGLFYSGVRPAVNVGLSVSRVGGAAQTKAMKTVAGRLRLDLAQYNELAAFAQFGADLDKASQAQLARGERLVELLKQDQYQPMPFERQVIAIFAGINGHLDGIPTARVREFEAGLLAHVSARHPDLVAQLVKERALDDALAERLTQAVTEFKASFQEGRTP, encoded by the coding sequence GTGGCGATTAGACCAGAAGAGATCACCGCAGTCATCAAATCCCGGCTGGAGGCCTGGGGCCAGACGGCGCGGCTCCAGGAAGAGGGCGCGGTGCTGCAAGTGGGCGACGGCATCGCCCGCGTCTACGGCCTGGAGCGCGCCATGGCCGGAGAGCTCCTGGAGCTGCCCCACGGCGTGGTGGGCATGGTCTTGAACCTCGAGGCCGAGAACGTGGGCTGCGTGCTCCTGGGGCCGGACCACCTCATCCACGAGGGCGACCCGGTCAAGCGCACGGGGCGGGTCATGTCCGTGCCCGTGGGCGAGGCCATGATCGGCCGGGTGGTCAGCCCCCTGGGCGCGCCGCTCGACGGCAAGGGCCCCATCAAGACGCAGAAGACCCGGCCCATCGAGGTCGTGGCCCCGGGCGTGGTCGAGCGCTCCCCGGTCCAGTCGCCCATGCAGACGGGCCTCAAGGCCATCGACGCCATGATCCCCATCGGCCGGGGCCAGCGCGAGCTCATCATCGGCGACCGGCAGACCGGCAAGACCGCCATCGCCATCGACGCCATCATCAACCAGAAGAACGCCCCCAGGCGGCCCATCTGCATCTACGTGGCCATCGGGCAGAAGCAGTCCACGGTGGCCCAGGTGGTCAAGACTCTGGAAGACCACGGGGCCATGGAGTACTCGATCGTGGTCTGCGCCGGGGCCGCCGACCCCGCGCCCCTGCTCTACATCGCGCCCTACGCGGGCTGCGCCATGGGCGAGGAGTTCCTGGCTCAAGGCAAGGACGTGCTCGTGGTCTACGACGACCTCTCCAAGCACGCCCAGTCCTACCGCCAGCTCTCGCTGCTGCTGCGCCGCCCGCCGGGCCGCGAGGCCTACCCCGGCGACGTCTTCTACCTGCATTCGCGCCTCCTGGAGCGGGCCTGCGCGCTCTCCGAGAAGAACGGCGGCGGGTCGCTCACGGCCCTGCCCATCATAGAGACCCAGGCCGGCGACGTCTCGGCCTATATCCCCACCAACGTCATCTCCATCACGGACGGGCAGATCTACCTGGAGACGGGCCTGTTCTACTCCGGGGTCAGGCCCGCGGTCAACGTGGGGCTGTCCGTCTCGCGCGTGGGCGGCGCGGCCCAGACCAAGGCCATGAAGACCGTGGCCGGCCGCCTGCGCCTGGACCTGGCCCAGTACAACGAGCTGGCCGCCTTCGCGCAGTTCGGAGCGGACCTGGACAAGGCCTCGCAGGCGCAGCTCGCGCGCGGCGAGCGCCTGGTCGAGCTCTTGAAGCAGGACCAGTACCAGCCCATGCCCTTCGAGCGCCAGGTCATAGCGATCTTCGCGGGCATCAACGGCCATCTCGACGGGATCCCGACCGCGCGCGTGCGCGAGTTCGAGGCGGGGCTGCTGGCCCACGTCTCGGCCCGGCATCCGGACCTCGTCGCGCAGTTGGTGAAGGAGCGCGCCCTCGACGACGCGCTGGCGGAGCGCCTGACGCAGGCCGTGACCGAGTTCAAGGCGTCATTCCAGGAGGGACGAACCCCATGA
- a CDS encoding NAD-dependent epimerase/dehydratase family protein: protein MRSLVTGAAGFVGSNLALALAAAGHEVVGLDDFTSGNFANLRGFAGDFVAADLSDPAAWADRVGDVEAVFHQAAITDTTVTDQGRMMRANVEAFRLLLRWAAERDIRTVVYASSAGIYGDGPVPMRETAASRPLNVYAFSKRVMEKVAADFVNAHPKMRVVGLRYFNVFGPRERFKGAVASMICQLALQMRAGKRPRIFTDGEQYRDHIYVKDVVRANLLAAQKAPSGAYNVCTGKKTTFNEIIRFLNAALGTGLEPEYFKNPYSFYQNETLGDPALAQKTFGYKAEFSVEKGVQDYLGAAEAPARI from the coding sequence GTGCGGTCCCTGGTGACGGGCGCCGCCGGCTTCGTGGGATCCAACCTGGCCCTGGCCCTGGCCGCGGCCGGGCATGAAGTGGTCGGCCTTGACGATTTCACCTCGGGGAACTTCGCCAACCTGAGGGGTTTCGCGGGCGACTTCGTGGCCGCGGACTTGTCGGATCCTGCCGCCTGGGCGGACCGGGTCGGAGATGTGGAGGCGGTCTTCCACCAGGCCGCCATCACGGACACCACCGTGACCGACCAAGGGCGCATGATGCGCGCCAACGTGGAGGCTTTCCGCCTCTTGCTGCGCTGGGCCGCCGAGCGGGACATCCGCACCGTGGTCTACGCCTCCTCGGCCGGGATCTACGGCGACGGGCCGGTGCCCATGCGCGAGACCGCCGCCTCCCGGCCGCTCAACGTCTACGCTTTCTCCAAGCGCGTCATGGAGAAGGTCGCGGCGGATTTCGTCAACGCGCATCCCAAGATGCGCGTGGTGGGCCTGCGCTATTTCAACGTGTTCGGCCCGCGCGAGCGCTTCAAGGGCGCCGTAGCCAGCATGATCTGTCAGCTGGCCCTGCAGATGCGCGCGGGCAAGCGGCCGCGCATCTTCACGGACGGCGAGCAGTACCGCGACCACATCTACGTCAAGGACGTGGTTCGGGCCAACCTCCTCGCGGCGCAGAAGGCGCCGTCCGGCGCCTACAACGTCTGCACCGGCAAGAAGACCACCTTCAACGAGATCATCCGCTTCCTCAACGCCGCCCTGGGCACCGGCCTCGAGCCCGAGTACTTCAAGAACCCCTACTCCTTCTACCAGAACGAGACTTTGGGCGACCCGGCCCTGGCGCAGAAGACCTTCGGCTACAAGGCCGAGTTCTCCGTCGAGAAAGGCGTCCAGGACTACCTGGGCGCGGCGGAGGCCCCCGCCAGGATCTGA
- the atpD gene encoding F0F1 ATP synthase subunit beta: protein MSAGKVSQVIGAVLDVEFPAGELPAILNALRVRKPDGEVLTLEVAAHLGDNMVRTIAMQPTDGLVRGTAVEDTGAPITVPVGRACLGRLLDVLGQPKDYRGEVAAEAHLPIHRAPPPLVDQVTTPQIFETGIKVVDLLAPYMKGGKVGLFGGAGVGKTVVIMELINNVAKEHGGVSVFGGVGERSREGNDLWLDMQRSKLADGSPVLSKTVLVYGQMNEPPGARARVGLTALTQAEYFRDVQGQDVLLFIDNVFRYVLANAEVSALLGRMPSAVGYQPTLTTEVGQLQERITSTSKGSITSIQAIYVPADDLTDPGVATTFSHLDATTVLSRQLTELGIYPAVDPLDSTSRILDPKIVGAEHYSVARSVQKVLQRYRDLQDIIAILGIDELSDEDKLVVARARKIQKFLSQPFFVAQQFTGRPGKYVKLKDTIAGFRDLVAGKYDSLPEQAFYMVGSIDEAVANAKAMEEKV, encoded by the coding sequence GTGAGCGCGGGCAAGGTCTCCCAGGTCATCGGCGCGGTCCTGGACGTGGAGTTCCCGGCCGGCGAGCTGCCGGCCATCCTCAACGCCCTGCGGGTGCGTAAGCCCGACGGGGAGGTCTTGACCTTGGAGGTGGCCGCGCACCTGGGCGACAATATGGTGCGCACCATCGCCATGCAGCCGACCGACGGCCTGGTGCGGGGCACGGCCGTGGAGGACACGGGCGCCCCCATCACCGTGCCCGTGGGCCGGGCCTGCCTGGGCCGGCTCCTGGATGTGCTGGGGCAGCCCAAGGACTACCGCGGCGAGGTGGCGGCCGAGGCGCATCTGCCCATCCACCGCGCGCCGCCGCCCTTGGTGGACCAGGTGACCACCCCGCAGATCTTCGAGACCGGCATCAAGGTCGTGGACCTTTTGGCGCCCTACATGAAAGGCGGCAAGGTCGGGCTCTTCGGCGGGGCCGGCGTGGGCAAGACCGTGGTCATCATGGAGCTCATCAACAACGTGGCCAAGGAGCACGGGGGCGTCTCGGTCTTCGGCGGCGTGGGCGAGCGCAGCCGCGAGGGCAATGACCTCTGGCTGGACATGCAGCGCTCCAAGCTGGCCGACGGCTCGCCGGTCCTCTCTAAGACCGTGCTGGTCTACGGGCAGATGAACGAGCCTCCGGGCGCGCGCGCCCGCGTGGGGCTCACGGCCCTGACCCAGGCGGAGTATTTCCGCGACGTCCAGGGCCAGGACGTCCTGCTCTTCATCGACAACGTGTTCCGCTACGTGCTGGCCAACGCCGAGGTCTCGGCGTTGTTGGGGCGCATGCCCTCGGCCGTGGGCTACCAGCCCACGCTGACGACGGAGGTGGGACAGCTCCAGGAGCGCATCACCTCCACGTCCAAGGGGTCCATCACCTCGATCCAGGCCATCTACGTGCCGGCCGACGACCTGACCGACCCCGGAGTGGCCACGACCTTCTCGCACCTCGACGCCACCACGGTGCTCTCCCGGCAGCTCACGGAGCTGGGCATCTACCCGGCCGTGGATCCCCTGGACTCGACCTCCCGCATCCTCGATCCCAAGATCGTGGGCGCGGAGCACTACTCGGTGGCGCGCTCGGTGCAGAAGGTGCTGCAGCGCTACCGGGACCTGCAGGACATCATCGCCATCCTGGGCATCGACGAGCTCTCCGACGAGGACAAGCTGGTGGTGGCGCGCGCGCGCAAGATCCAGAAGTTCCTCTCCCAGCCGTTCTTCGTGGCCCAGCAGTTCACGGGCCGGCCGGGCAAGTACGTCAAGCTCAAGGATACCATCGCGGGTTTCCGCGACCTGGTGGCGGGCAAGTACGACTCTCTGCCCGAGCAGGCCTTCTACATGGTGGGCTCCATAGACGAGGCGGTCGCCAACGCCAAGGCCATGGAGGAGAAGGTCTAG
- the atpG gene encoding ATP synthase F1 subunit gamma, whose translation MASLRDIRRKIKSVKSTEQITRAMKMVAAARMRRSQNAILSARPFAVKMEGLIRDLHAVHRARAAEGTGPEGIRDFFAAPAGGAAGLILITGDKGLCGAFNTTLLRAALEWLRAHGGHKTYLAVVGRKGRDFARRLRGMDCEVVIELVNIFPKAGFHHAEMLGQALLSAYREKGLSHWDVIYNEFKSAATQRLVRETFLPVAEFAAAAPSGERKADFSFEPDYVRLLQALLPRYIKAQLYRMLLESQAAELSARMNAMDAASKNAAELRESLNVAANRQRQGMITKEIAELVGGAEALAA comes from the coding sequence ATGGCTTCTCTGCGCGACATCCGCCGCAAGATCAAGTCGGTCAAGTCGACCGAGCAGATCACCCGGGCCATGAAGATGGTGGCCGCGGCCCGCATGCGCCGCTCACAGAACGCCATCCTCTCCGCGCGGCCTTTCGCGGTCAAGATGGAGGGGCTCATCCGGGACCTGCACGCGGTGCACCGGGCTCGGGCCGCGGAGGGGACCGGCCCGGAGGGGATCCGGGACTTCTTCGCGGCCCCGGCCGGCGGGGCCGCCGGCCTCATCCTCATCACCGGGGATAAGGGCCTCTGCGGCGCCTTCAACACCACGCTGCTGCGCGCGGCCCTAGAGTGGCTCCGGGCCCACGGCGGGCACAAGACCTATCTGGCCGTGGTCGGGCGCAAGGGCCGGGACTTCGCCCGCCGCCTGCGCGGGATGGACTGCGAGGTGGTCATCGAACTGGTCAACATCTTCCCCAAAGCGGGCTTTCATCACGCGGAGATGCTGGGCCAGGCCCTGCTCTCCGCCTACCGGGAGAAGGGGCTCTCCCACTGGGACGTCATCTACAACGAGTTCAAATCCGCGGCAACGCAGCGCCTGGTTCGCGAGACCTTCCTGCCTGTGGCGGAGTTCGCGGCCGCGGCTCCCTCCGGCGAGAGGAAGGCGGATTTCTCTTTCGAGCCGGACTATGTCCGACTGCTGCAGGCCCTGCTGCCGCGCTATATCAAGGCCCAGCTCTACCGCATGCTGCTGGAGTCGCAGGCCGCGGAGCTTTCGGCGCGCATGAACGCCATGGACGCGGCCTCCAAGAACGCGGCGGAGTTGCGGGAGAGCCTCAACGTGGCCGCCAACCGCCAGCGCCAGGGCATGATCACCAAGGAGATCGCGGAGCTGGTCGGCGGGGCCGAGGCCCTGGCGGCCTGA